Proteins from a single region of Xenopus laevis strain J_2021 chromosome 9_10S, Xenopus_laevis_v10.1, whole genome shotgun sequence:
- the XB5729975.S gene encoding uncharacterized protein LOC379589 (The RefSeq protein has 6 substitutions, 1 non-frameshifting indel compared to this genomic sequence), which yields MASARLRQELCCSICLDFYRKPVILRCGHNFCQDCITGVFDTQEEEEWGFYTCPECRKRFKVRPLPVRNLALYNIAELYKVARPKPEETEILCTYCIDFPQHAVKTCLHCEASLCEVHLRAHCTSEEHILLDPTSPLQNRHCPIHGKLFEYYCSEDSVCVCVHCCLSEQHRGHQVEMLNKASQIRKAELSVILENMGLLKAKKNMASLNLTRHGRKVEQETAVLTKNVAALFSTIREHLGCLEHRILNEIKLQEQKVLLPISELIGKLEVEKDELTRKMHYIEELCHNTDSLAVLQDQELDNVRDDDDDDEDETYSKHLISTSHLDRLLLSLIIQKGLDRYVVTIPKLTADRWSNVECVSDLLLDDNTSGNNICLSGDLKMATYSTEAQERGANYCRFQTGQVMSTTSFSSGKHFWEVEVSEDGLRSVGVAYSSIPRAGQESIIGYNSQSWSLTWINHLIGVSHNSEGKTVSKSSTMRNVGIYLDYEAGVLTFYQLCNPIRHLYTFTCVFTEPLHLAFRVENGWVRISSKPFWTIASTTESKVGDL from the coding sequence ATGGCATCTGCTAGGCTCAGGCAGGAGTTATGTTGCTCCATCTGCCTGGACTTTTACAGAAAACCGGTCATTCTCCGATGCGGCCATAATTTCTGCCAGGACTGTATTACTGGAGTGTTCGATACCCAAGAGGAGGAGGAATGGGGATTTTATACTTGCCCTGAGTGCAGAAAAAGATTTAAGGTGAGACCTTTGCCTGTGAGAAACCTAGCACTCTATAATATAGCAGAGCTGTACAAGGTTGCCAGGCCAAAGCCAGAAGAGACTGAAATCCTCTGCACTTACTGCATAGACTTTCCTCAACATGCAGTAAAGACCTGCCTGCACTGTGAGGCCTCCTTATGTGAAGTGCACCTTAGAGCTCACTGCACCTCGGAGGAACATATCTTACTGGACCCCACCAGTCCCCTGCAGAATCGGCACTGCCCCATTCATGGAAAGCTTTTTGAGTATTACTGTTCTGAGGATTCTGTCTGCGTATGTGTACACTGCTGCCTTTCTGAGCAGCACCGGGGACACCAAGTGGAAATGTTGAACAAGGCTTCCCAGATAAGGAAAGCTGAACTAAGTGTCATTCTAGAAAACATGGGCCTCCTGAAAGCAAAGAAAAACATGGCAACCCTGAATCTTACTCGCCACGGCAGGAAAGTAGAACAGGAGACTGCTGTTCTAACCAAGAATGTTGCTGCCTTGTTTTCTACCATCAGAGAACATCTTGGATGTCTAGAACACCACATCCTCAATGAGATAAAACTCCAGGAACAAAAGGTTCTCCTTCCAATCTCTGAGTTGATTGGAAAGTTGGAAGTAGAAAAAGATGAACTGACCAGAAAAATGCATTACATAGAGGAGTTGTGTCATAATACTGATTCCCTGGCTGTATTACAGGACCAGGAATTGGACAATGTacgagatgatgatgatgatgaagaagaaacgTATAGCAAGCATCTGATATCAACAAGTCACGTGGATCGGCTGCTTCTGTCTCTAATAATACAGAAAGGTCTAGACAGGTATGTTGCCACTATCCCCAAACTTACGGCTGACAGATGGTCCAATGTGGAATGTGTGTCTGATCTTTTATTGGACGATAACACATCTGGTAATAACATTTGTCTGTCCGGTGACCTGAAAATGGCTACATACTCGACAGAGGCACAAGAGCGAGGCGCTAATTCTTGCAGGTTCCAAACAGGACAAGTTATGAGTACCACCAGCTTCTCATCTGGAAAACATTTCTGGGAAGTAGAGGTTAGTGAAGATGGTCTCAGGAGTGTTGGCGTTGCCTACTCCAGCATCCCGAGGGCAGGGCAGGAATCCATTATAGGCTATAATAGTCAATCCTGGAGCCTAACCTGGATCAATCACCTGATTGGAGTAAGTCATAATTCTGAGGGCAAAACGGTGTCTAAAAGCTCAACAATGAGAAATGTTGGAATCTACTTAGACTACGAAGCAGGAGTACTGACCTTCTATCAGCTGTGCAACCCCATCAGACACCTGTACACCTTCACCTGTGTATTCACCGAGCCTCTTCATCTTGCCTTCCGTGTAGAAAATGGCTGGGTGAGAATAAGCAGCAAACCATTCTGGACAATTGCAAGTACTACTGAATCCAAAGTTGGGGATTTGTAA
- the XB5729975.S gene encoding uncharacterized protein LOC379589 isoform X1, translated as MASARLRQELCCSICLDFYRKPVILRCGHNFCQDCITGVFDTQEEEEWGFYTCPECRKRFKVRPLPVRNLALYNIAELYKVARPKPEETEILCTYCIDFPQHAVKTCLHCEASLCEVHLRAHCTSEEHILLDPTSPLQNRHCPIHGKLFEYYCSEDSVCVCVHCCLSEQHRGHQVEMLNKASQIRKAELSVILENMGLLKAKKNMATLNLTRHGRKVEQETAVLTKNVAALFSTIREHLGCLEHHILNEIKLQEQKVLLPISELIGKLEVEKDELTRKMHYIEELCHNTDSLAVLQDQELDNVRDDDDDEEETYSKHLISTSHVDRLLLSLIIQKGLDRYVATIPKLTADRWSNVECVSDLLLDDNTSGNNICLSGDLKMATYSTEAQERGANSCRFQTGQVMSTTSFSSGKHFWEVEVSEDGLRSVGVAYSSIPRAGQESIIGYNSQSWSLTWINHLIGVSHNSEGKTVSKSSTMRNVGIYLDYEAGVLTFYQLCNPIRHLYTFTCVFTEPLHLAFRVENGWVRISSKPFWTIASTTESKVGDL; from the coding sequence ATGGCATCTGCTAGGCTCAGGCAGGAGTTATGTTGCTCCATCTGCCTGGACTTTTACAGAAAACCGGTCATTCTCCGATGCGGCCATAATTTCTGCCAGGACTGTATTACTGGAGTGTTCGATACCCAAGAGGAGGAGGAATGGGGATTTTATACTTGCCCTGAGTGCAGAAAAAGATTTAAGGTGAGACCTTTGCCTGTGAGAAACCTAGCACTCTATAATATAGCAGAGCTGTACAAGGTTGCCAGGCCAAAGCCAGAAGAGACTGAAATCCTCTGCACTTACTGCATAGACTTTCCTCAACATGCAGTAAAGACCTGCCTGCACTGTGAGGCCTCCTTATGTGAAGTGCACCTTAGAGCTCACTGCACCTCGGAGGAACATATCTTACTGGACCCCACCAGTCCCCTGCAGAATCGGCACTGCCCCATTCATGGAAAGCTTTTTGAGTATTACTGTTCTGAGGATTCTGTCTGCGTATGTGTACACTGCTGCCTTTCTGAGCAGCACCGGGGACACCAAGTGGAAATGTTGAACAAGGCTTCCCAGATAAGGAAAGCTGAACTAAGTGTCATTCTAGAAAACATGGGCCTCCTGAAAGCAAAGAAAAACATGGCAACCCTGAATCTTACTCGCCACGGCAGGAAAGTAGAACAGGAGACTGCTGTTCTAACCAAGAATGTTGCTGCCTTGTTTTCTACCATCAGAGAACATCTTGGATGTCTAGAACACCACATCCTCAATGAGATAAAACTCCAGGAACAAAAGGTTCTCCTTCCAATCTCTGAGTTGATTGGAAAGTTGGAAGTAGAAAAAGATGAACTGACCAGAAAAATGCATTACATAGAGGAGTTGTGTCATAATACTGATTCCCTGGCTGTATTACAGGACCAGGAATTGGACAATGTacgagatgatgatgatgatgaagaagaaacgTATAGCAAGCATCTGATATCAACAAGTCACGTGGATCGGCTGCTTCTGTCTCTAATAATACAGAAAGGTCTAGACAGGTATGTTGCCACTATCCCCAAACTTACGGCTGACAGATGGTCCAATGTGGAATGTGTGTCTGATCTTTTATTGGACGATAACACATCTGGTAATAACATTTGTCTGTCCGGTGACCTGAAAATGGCTACATACTCGACAGAGGCACAAGAGCGAGGCGCTAATTCTTGCAGGTTCCAAACAGGACAAGTTATGAGTACCACCAGCTTCTCATCTGGAAAACATTTCTGGGAAGTAGAGGTTAGTGAAGATGGTCTCAGGAGTGTTGGCGTTGCCTACTCCAGCATCCCGAGGGCAGGGCAGGAATCCATTATAGGCTATAATAGTCAATCCTGGAGCCTAACCTGGATCAATCACCTGATTGGAGTAAGTCATAATTCTGAGGGCAAAACGGTGTCTAAAAGCTCAACAATGAGAAATGTTGGAATCTACTTAGACTACGAAGCAGGAGTACTGACCTTCTATCAGCTGTGCAACCCCATCAGACACCTGTACACCTTCACCTGTGTATTCACCGAGCCTCTTCATCTTGCCTTCCGTGTAGAAAATGGCTGGGTGAGAATAAGCAGCAAACCATTCTGGACAATTGCAAGTACTACTGAATCCAAAGTTGGGGATTTGTAA